CAATTCCACCGTGCCCTCGCGCCTCGTAACCGCGGACCTGGAACCGGTCACGGTCGAAAGTCGGCTCGCGTGGTTTCATGCGCATGGTCCGAAGGCACGCCCGCTATGGGTGGTCGAAGAAAATGGCGCGGTCATCGCGTGGCTGAGTTTCTCCGACTTTTACGGCCGCCCGGCCTATCTGCGCACGGCGGAAGTCAGTATTTATCTCGCCGAAAGCGCGCGCGGCAAAGGGCTCGGGAAGCAATTGCTGCAAGTGGCGCTGGAACGCGCACCCGCGTTGGGTATAGACACGCTGCTGGGTTTCATCTTCGGTCACAACGAAGCGAGCCTGCGCCTGTTCCAGCGCTTCGAATTCCAGACGTGGGGCGCGCTGCCGCGCGTCGCAGTGCTGGACGGCGTTGAGCGCGACCTCCTGATTCTCGGCCGGCGGCTCGGCTGACCGGTCAGGTCGAGCGATCATCTAAAAGCCAACCCAATCCCGCTTTAACGGAATTCCCATGTTCGTCGATTCGCATTGCCACATCAATTTCGAGGGTCTGGCCGACCGCCTGCCTGAAGTGCTCGACAAAATGCGCGAGCTGAAGGTGACGCATGCGCTGTGCGTCTCGGTTGATCTGGAAACGCTGCCTTCGGTGTTGAAGATCGCCGAAGAAAACGAGCATATTTACGCGTCGGTCGGCGTGCATCCGGATCATGAGGACGCGCGTGAGCCAAGCGTGGCGGACCTCGTGGAACTGGCGCGGCATCCGAAAGTAGTGGCTATCGGCGAGACGGGGCTGGATTATTACCGCCTGGAAGGCCGCAGCATCGCCGATATGGAATGGCAGCGCGAACGCTTTCGCACGCATATCCGGGCGGCGCACGCGAGCGCGAAACCGCTGATTATTCACACGCGTTCGTCGTGGGAAGACACGCTGCGGATCATGGCCGAGGAGCGCGCCAGCGTGCCGGGCGGCGTGATGCATTGCTTCACGGAACCGTGGCACGTTGCCGAGGCGGCGCTCGCCCAGGATTTTTACATTTCGCTGTCAGGCATTGTCACGTTCAAGAGCGCGAAAGACGTACAGGACGTCGCGGGGCGTGTGCCGCTCGAGCGTTTGCTGATTGAAACCGACTCGCCGTATCTGGCGCCGGTGCCGTATCGCGGGAAATCGAATGAACCTGCGTACGTAAGTTATGTCGGACGCTTCATCGCGCAATTGCGCGCGATGCCGGATGAAGCGCTGGCGGCAGCCACCACGCGTAATTTTTTCACGCTGTTCAAGATCCCGCAGCCGCAGCCAGTTGCGCACTGAAGCTCTCCATGGTCTTTTCAGCGCGGCGCGTCCGATCGCTTGCCTGACAGATCCGGTATTTCGTTATTAGAACGTTAAGTAATCCCCAAGGAACACATGCTTACATTTTCGACAGTTTCCTCTTCGCCGCTTTCGACGTCGTCGGCTCGTCAATCCGCCTTGGTGCGTAGAACGTGGCGATCCCTCGTGACGGGCCTGGTGTTGACGGCCGCCGCCATCGCACAACCCGCCTTTGCAACGCCTGCCGACTCCATGATCAAGGCAGTAAAGTTCGACGACGTATCTGCCGTTAAAAAGCTGTTGTCACAGGGCGTGGATCCGAATCTCGTCGATGACACCGGCACGCCGCTACTTGTGATCGCGGCGCGGGAAAAGTCGGACAAGGTAGGCAAGCTGCTCGCCGATAACCCGAATATCGACCTCGAAAAGCTCGATCCCGCCGGTGAAAACGCGATGATGCTGGCCGCGCTCAACGACGACCTCAACTTCGTGAACATGCTGATCGCGAAAGACGCGGAAGTGAACAAGAAGGGCTGGACGCCGCTGCATTACGCCGCAACCAACGGTCACGACGACGTAGTGAAAGTGCTGCTCGATCATTCGGCCTACATCGACTCGGGTTCGCCCAACGGCACGACCCCGCTGATGATGGCGGCGCGCGGCGGCCATCTGTCGACGGTCAAGCTGTTGCTCGATGAAGGCGCCGATTTGCGGGTGAAGAACCAGATTGGCCTGACGGCGGTGGACTTCGCGAAGCAGTATCACGAGAAAGACGTGGCGGAAGGTCTGGCGGCGCGGCTGGCATCGATGCAAAACCAGGGCGCAGCGGGCGCGTCCGGAGCACCGCAAAGCGGCGCAAACAGTGCAAAATGACGCTCGCACGGCGAGGGATCTGATTCGGGTTTGATTCTGGTCTGACTCGGGTCTGGCTGACCACAGGTCCCGACCGCGCAGTGCGAAGAACATACGAGAAACAGCGGGCACGATCCGGGAAGGGCGAGCCGAGATGGCGCGTCTGGGATCGTCCGCTGAAAAGACGGGTTTGGGCCTTCAAGACAGGATGTTTTCACCTGTGCGCAGGCCGGCCCGCAACCGACAACATAAGAAAGGACCATCATGCAGCGGGTTTTTGTCATGGCCAGTGTGCTCGCGTTTCCGCTAAGCGCGGCCGCGTTCACAGGCAACGATCTGAACATGCTTTGTACCAAGACGGACACGGCCTCACGCAGCGCATGCGCGGCTTATATAGAAGGTGCCGCTGACGGCATCTACAACACCATTGAAGCCATTGGCGGCACATCGGGACCGCAGGTGGGCCAGTATTTTTGCCTGCCAGTCGATGTCAAACCACAGGAACTGACGGACGCGGTACGCAAGTTCATCGCCGACAATCCCACGCGTGGCAACTTCAACGCCACGACCATGGTGTCATTAGGGCTCGGCAAGGCTTTTCCCTGCAAAGCTGAACAGTAAGCCGCCATTCGGCGTAACGCGGTTCATCCAGGCCGCCGCCCAAGTCATCGGCCGACCGGTCGACGCGGCGTATGCTGCAATGCAATAGTCATCTCATCACGTGGCTGGTGGGCAAAATAGACCCAGCCCAGCCCAAACCGGTCCAAACCGGCCGGTCGCTGATGCCACTGCGCTCCATGCGCACACAGAAGCAATCGGGTTTCGCACAATCCCGTCGTACTCCCGTCGTATCCCTCCGATATCACCTCACAAAAGGCTGATCCCACGACGACGATGATCTCTTTCGCCTCTTTCGATTTCGACTCCTTCGAGCGAATCGCCTCCGCTCCGCTCAACACCTGGCCCGGCACGCTCGTCGTGGCGGCGCTCGCCGTGCTGTTCGCGATCGGCGTGCACCGCGTGGGCGCCCGCATCCTGAAGCGTATCGCGCGGCCGTATCCATTGATGAGCGTGGTATTGCGGTTTATCGACAAACCCGCGCTCGCGCTGCTGATCATTCTCGGATTGGGTTTCGTGCTGGTTGAAACCCCCGACGCACTGCCGTTCGCCGCCGCGCTGCGCGACCTGCTCACGGTAATGCTGATTGTCGCGCTGACGTGGCTTGCCGTGCGCTCGGTGGGCGCGGTGGCTGAGGCACTGGTGCAGGCCCATCCGCTCGACAGCCAGGACAACCTGCAAGCGCGCCGGATTCACACGCAGGCTCGCGTGCTGGCGCGTTCGGTGATGGTGGTGATCGTGATCATCGGATTCGGCGGCGCGTTGATGACGTTTCCCGCCGTCCGTCAGGTCGGCGCGAGTTTGCTGGCGTCGGCGGGCGTGGCCGGGCTGGTGGCGGGGATTGCCGCGCGGCCGGTGCTGGGCAACCTGATCGCCGGATTGCAGATCGCGTTGTCACAACCTATCCGGCTAGACGACGTAGTGGTGATCCAGGGTGAATGGGGACGGGTAGAGGAGATCACCGGCACCTATGTGTCTGTCCGAATCTGGGACCAGCGGCGCCTGATTGTGCCGCTGCAATGGTTTATTGAGAATCCGTTCGCCAACTGGACCCGCAACAGTTCGCAGATCATTGGCACGGTGTTTTTCTACGTCGATTACCGCATGCCGCTCGCGCCGCTGCGCGAGGAGCTTGAGCGGATTCTGCAGCGCGCGCCGGAGTGGGATAAGCGTGTGCAGGTGTTGCAGGTCACCGATGCCACCGAAAAGTCGATGCAGCTTCGCGTGCTCGTCAGTTCCTTCGATTCCGGCTTGAACTGGGATCTTCGATGCCGGGTGCGCGAAGGCCTGCTGAACTTCATGCAGTCGTCGTATCCGCAGTTCCTGCCGCGCACGCGTGCGGATATATCGCCGGAGGGGGAACATGTCGATTTTGTTCCGCCGCTCGAGCGCAGCATGGTGGACGGCAACGACAGCGCGGCCAGAACGATCAGGCCGCCGGCATCCAGCCGGACAGCCAACACGGAAGCCGATCCGGTCGCGAGCCGGGGAGAGCGACACGGACCGGACGCATCGGCGAATTCGGCGGCGAGCACGGCGCCGAATTCGCCCGGCGGGGGCGCGGCCAATCCCGCTGAACGGCGCTGAGCCGGGTCGCTGGCACTGAGATTGCGCACAAGCTCAGCATGAATTCACCCTAAGCGAGAGGGTGAGACCTTGCAGTGGGACCACAAACCACGCCCGGGCATGGGAGAACGCGACAACAGAATTGAACTGTGGCTGTTGTCCAGAGCCGAACGAAGATCATCGACAGAAACTGAACGGCCACGATCCGCGCACATGATGTGGCCATGAAAAGTACAGCCATGAAAAAAATACACACACCCTGAACAGAATCGCAAAAAAGGAAGCCTGTAATGACCCGCCTAGTCGTTGTATCGAACCGAGTTGCCTCTCCGACAGAAACCAAAGGCTCGGCCGGCGGCCTCGCCGTGGGCGTCTTCGGCGCGCTGAAGGACAGCGGCGGTGTCTGGTTCGGCTGGAGCGGCGACGTAGTAAGCGACAGCGTGGCCAACCAGGGACCGAAACTCGAGCAGGATGGCGCGGTCACGTTCGCCACCGTGGGTTTGCCGAAGAAGGATTACGACCAGTATTACCGCGGTTTTTCGAACGCGACCTTGTGGCCTGTCTTCCATTATCGCAACGACCTGGCCGTCTACGACCGCGACGAATACGCGGGATACAGACGGGTCAATTCGTGGCTGGCGCATCGCGCGATCAAGCTGCTGCAGCCCGACGACGTCATCTGGGTTCACGACTATCATCTGATCCCGTTTGGCGAAGCACTGCGTTCGGAAGGCGTGACCAACCGGATGGGCTTTTTCCTCCACATCCCATTCCCGTCGCCGCAGATCCTCCTCAACATTCCGCCTCACGCGGAACTGGTCAAGTCGCTGTGCTGCTATGACGTCGTGGGTTTTCAGACGCCCGGCGACCAGACCGCTTTCCACGATTACATCGTGCGTCACGCGCATGGAACGGCCACCGCTGATGGCGAAGTAGAAGCGTTTGGACGCCGGCTTAAGACCGGCGTGTACCGTATCGGCATCTTCCCCGATGAAATCGCCGAACAAGCCACTCGCGGCGAAGCGCGTCAGGACGTGATGGACCTCAAGCAGAGCCTGGAAGGCCGCAAGCTCATCATGAGCGTGGACCGGCTGGATTATTCAAAAGGCCTGGTCGAGCGCTTCAAGGCGTTCGAGCAGTTCCTGGAGAAATCGCCGGAATGGCGGGGCAATGTCACGCTGGTGCAGATCGCGCCGCCCACGCGCTCGGACGTGGACACCTACCAGCAGATCCGCCATAACCTGGAATACGAAGCAGGGCGTATCAACGGCCGTTACTCTGGCCTCGACTACACGCCAATCCGCTACATGAACCAGCGCTATGACCGGTGGAAGCTGATGTCGCTGTTTCGCGAGTCGCAGATCGGGCTGGTCACACCGTTACGCGACGGCATGAACCTGGTCGCGAAGGAATATGTCGCGGCCCAAAATCCCGACGATCCCGGCGTGCTCGTGCTGTCCCAGTTCGCGGGCGCCGCCGACGAAATGAAGGGTGCGTTGATGGTGAACCCGCACGACATAGTCGGCATGAGTGAAGCAATTGGACGGGCGCTCTCCATGCCGCTCGCCGAACGCCGCGAGCGCTACGAAACCAACATGGTGATGCTCCGCAAATACGACCTGGGCGTCTGGCGCGACTCGTTTCTCGCCGACCTGCGAGGCGTGAAATTGAATAAACAACCAGACAAAAACCCGGCAAGCAACAAATAACAACACATTCAGCGTCGACGTAAAACACGCTGCGCCAGCTCGATATCGGACTGAAATTGCAGAAATTCAACGATATTCGAGTGTTTCGCGACTGTAACAGCGTCGTGAAAGTGAAAGTTTTGCCAACATTTCGGCTTCCACGGCCAATAATACGGTGTCGTGCTCGCGCGCGCGTTGTCTCTGAACTTTTCTCTGAACGTCTGAACTTGGTTTAAACGTCGCGCGCGAGGGCGATCGGCGCCCGTGCCGATCCATATCACCGACTAGACATCACGGCGAAGTAAGACCGAGTGGAGACGCAAACAATGAGAATTGCACAAATAGCCCCGTTGACCGAATCAGTGCCGCCCAAGCTGTATGGCGGCACTGAGCGGGTGGTTTCGTATATTACCGAGGCGCTGGTTGAACTCGGCCACGATGTGACCCTGTTCGCTTCAGGCGACTCACAGACTAAGGCGAAGCTGGAAGCCGTGTGGCCGCGCGCGTTGCGCCTGGACCCGGCTATCCGCGACCGGATCGCCCCGCATATGCTGCTGATGGAAATGGTGCGGCGCCGCGCCGACGACTTCGACGTGCTGCATTTCCACATGGATTACTACTCGTTCTCGCTGTTCAAACGCCAGGACACGCCGTTCGTCACCACGCTGCATGGCCGGCTTGATTTGCCGGAGCAACAGCCGATCTTCAGCACGTTCAATACCGCGCCGGTCATCTCCATTTCGGACGCGCAGCGTCATCCGTTGCCGCAGGCCAAATGGCTGACAACCGTGTATCACGGGTTGCCGGAAGAGCGTTACATGCCGCAGCCGGTCGAGCAGACGTACCTGGCGTTCCTTGGGCGTATATCGCCGGAAAAACGCGTCGATACCGCCATCCGGATTGCAGGTCGATGCGGCATGAAAATCAAGATCGCGGCGAAGGTGGACTCAGCGGACCGTGAGTACTTCGACCGCGAAATCGCACCGCTGATGGAGCTGCCGTACGTGGAATTCATCGGTGAAATCGCCGATGACCAGAAGGCCAGCTTCCTCTCCGGCGCCCATGCGCTGCTGTTCCCGATCGATTGGCCAGAGCCGTTCGGGCTGGTCATGATCGAGTCGATGGCGTGCGGCACGCCGGTGATCGCGTTCAATCGCGGCTCGGTACCGGAAGTGCTGGACGAGGGTGTGACGGGGTTTATCGTCGAGGACGAGATTGGCGCCGTGGCGGCCGTGAACCGGCTGCATACGGTATCGCGCGAGGGTGTGCGCAAGCGCTTCGAAGAGCGCTTCACGTCGCGTCGCATGGCGCAGCAATACGTTGATGCTTATCAGGCGGTCATGCGCGCGCAGAAACGTTCACGCTTCAAGCTGATTGACAGCGCGACCAGCTAAAAGACGCGTCTAAAAAGCGCTTCGCCAGCATCAAAGCCAGAAAGAAAACCGCCGCGCAGCACGACCAGAAGGTCGGGCTGCGCGGCGGTTTTAACTTGCGCGCTTGATTCAGGATTCAGGCCTGCTCGTGCCGGCCGGAGACCCTGATCAGATCTTCAGACGCGATACCTTCGTGCCTTCCAGCGAAAGGTTAGCCATCAGGCCAGCGTTCGTCAGCACGAACACTTCGACCGGCGCCGTTGCGGTATCCGAATCGATATTGCCGTTCGCGCCCATCTTGACCAGCGCGACCGATGCATCGCCGCCGACCGACCAGCCATCCGTATTGCGGAATTTGTCGAGCGCGTCCTGCGTCATGAACAGGAAGATGATTGCCTTCGATTGCGCGCCGGCTTGCAGGCCGATCGATGCCGACGTCGTGCTGTAGTAGCCGACCGAGCTGCCGCCAACCCGCAGCGCGCCCTTGCCGTACTGCGCCCCGACGATGAATCCCGCTGCCAGCACTTGCGGGAACACGAGCACGCCGCGCGCCTTGCCAACCAGCTCGCGCGAGCCGCGAGCGGTGACGTAGAGGCGTTGCATGGTTGCATCGACATCCGCGTCGATCGAACGGCGTGCGTCCGCGTCGCCAGCGGTCTGTTGTGCGCCCTGATTCGACGTTGTCGTGCAACCGGCCAGCGCGAGGCCACCCATTGCAAGCGCGGCGGTCGATTTGATCATGAAGTTTCGTCTTTGCATCGTTTTCTCCATCGTGGTTTTTTGGGAAACCCCATCTACGAGTGTTGCAACATGGCGTTTTATAACACAGCACGTCCGTGAGCAACATGTGCTGAAATCTCGCGGAGCCTTACCCCGCTTGGCTTGCGCCGTGTCAGGCAAATGCAATGAGGTAATTTTGACCTGCCTGACCGAGATGCCGCCCGCATGAGAAAACGCTTGTTTGTGCGAAACATTCGTCTCTCACGACAGACGAAACGAGTAGACGCAAACGGCGGGCCAGCCCGACCCGATCGCTCGGTTTTCGGTCAAAGTTACCCGCCAAAATAAAGTGAAACGATGGGTTAAATAGTGCAAAAAAGCCTGCTGATGTGTTGCCTGCTCGCTGCAACGCGATGCTTTTTACGGCTTGGCAATCCGAGCAGATTCATTGGCTTGCTTCGTTTTGTCGTTTTTTGTGGCGGGGCGGCGCAGCGAACGTCGAATTACGCCGATCACTGCGCCCAGCAGAAACAACGTGACGGCCGGCACGACCCAGTAGCCGACAAACGCGTGCCATAGATAACCGAACAGCACGCTGCGGCGAGTCGAATACTCCGCCAGGGCATCCTGGTTCTTAGCGACATTTGCAGCTATTACGTCCGCTGGACAGCCGGCTCTACGGGCTTCGTCGAGGGAACCGTAGCAGCGCGAGATGACGGGAGAGGCACGTTGCGCGTCGGTGAACGTCCAGGAGGCCAGGGAGTGAGCAAGATCCTGGGCATCGTAAGCGAGCTGCTCGCGAAGCTCGTTTGCCGCGACGATCATGACGGGAACCGCCCAGAAAATGATCACGACCAACCACCGCCTGAACCAGCGGTTTTTATATCGCCATACCATCCTCGGGCCTCCGTCCGTTGCAGTGTTGCAAGCCGGCTAGACTGTGGCGGACCGATGGCGCATTAGTTGTTCTGGTGGGCCGCCTCCGCGTTATCTTATGAGATAAACCGCGCGCCGCGTAGCACGACCGTAGCTGCACTGCAATAAGACAAGGCGGGGTTTTCCCGCGCCCGGGACTTCACCTATGCCCGATTTATGTCTGATTTGTGGCTGAAAACGCCATGAAAAAAGCCGCGTGTTCCAAGCCACGCGGCTTTAACAAACAATTGAACGTCACCTCGCTCCGGATCAGCTCTTGTTGCTGAGACAGTCCTTCATGAAGGCCTTGCGATCATCGCCTTTCTTGCCCGTCGCTGATTTGTTGCACGCCGTCATTTTCTGCTGCTGGGTCATTGGAGCCGCGGCTGCAGGTGTTGACGAGAGGCAATCTTTCATGAATGCCTTGCGGTCATCGCCTTTCTTTCCGGCAGCCTGCGCATTGCAGGTCGTCATCTTCGATTGCTGGCTGTTATCGGCAAACGCCGGTGTTACAGCAAAGCTCACGCTTAAAGCGACGCCCAGTGCGAGCGCGGCCATGGTTACCTGGATCTTCATGCGTTTTCTCCCTTTAAATGATTGTCGTGAAACGAGGTGAAGTGCTGCAAGGTCAGGCGAGTGTCCATACCGCTGCGGCGTTTGCCTTGGGTTTTGCCGCCATTGCCATCGTTTTGCCGCCATTGCCATCTTCAGGCAGCTTGATCAGGCCAAACCGGGCAAGCCATTATGGCAAAAAGCCATACAAATGCCGTACGGTTTCGAACCTACGGAAATCGAAAAGCGCATGACGTCCGCGTTATTCAAAAGACGGCCGCATTAATCGATTCAAACCGATTAAAACTAATTTTGACCTGCTCCCAGCCCATTGATGCGCACTTTGTAAGCTTTCTTTCATCAAGGGCAACGGTTCTGCTCAGAAGGCTTACAATTTTCGTTTCGCCCACGCGCTTGTACAGCCCATGACGCTCGATGCGCTCAATGATTTCGCGGCCGCTAACGAGCCGCACCCACAGGCACGCGCAGGGGAAAATCTCCGTTGTAGCGTCGCAACATTCGCGAGAACGGTGTCTGCGCGCCGACAAAACGCCTTCACAGTCGCTCGCTACACTCTTTGTGCGCAGCGTTGCAAAGCCGTGCGATCCTGTCGTTCTACCGCTCAAAGGAGTCGCGTATGTCCCGCCCCTTATCCGATCACTACAAAGGTTTTGAAATCACCGTCCAGGCGTTGCGCCGCGGCAAGGAACGCGACGAGCCGGACGACGGTCCACGTCATTTCGATATCATCGTCAACATCTCGCGCAGTGCCAGTGGCGAGGGCGGGAAATCGGAGATGTTCGGCGTGCCGGAGCAGGAGCCGTTCAACAGTCCTATTGACGCGACGCGTGCGGGTATTGAGTATGCGCGGGCGATCATCGACAAGAAGGTGGAAGGGGAGTCTGTCGACGAGCTGTGAAAGCTTGCCGGCATTGTTATACCGGGCGAAACTTAACGATACTTCGTACACAGAAGTTGATTAGCGGCCTTGCTGCGCGGTCGCACTGTGTCACGCGCTGGGTCACGCGTTGCGCGAAAATCAGGGCCGACGGCAATTGCGGCAGGCTGCGGAAACGTCCACGCTCATCGGGGCCGCACGAAGCGCGCTTGTCACTTGGACGAGAGATACGTAAGCCCGCACAGGGATCTCGCGCGATGTTGAATCCCGTCTATCCGACGGGGTCGTGTCTCGATGTCCGTCACGACTGCCGGATCGCGACCGGGGCAGCTCGAGGTACCCGATCTGCCCGGAAGCACAGCTGCCGGAACCAGCAACCTGACATTCCAACGCATCGACACCCATCCTGTTTCATCCAATAACTGAACATCCAATAACTCAAAACGAAACCGGGAGATTTGCCGCATGAACTCACATCACAAACCTGTCAAACCCGCGGTGCGCCGCCGTTTCATGTCTGTTGCGCTGTCACTGAGCGCGTGCGCCGCATTGCCGTTGTCGTTGTATTCCACGGGCGCCGCCGCGCAAACCGCGCACAAGCCGAAGGTTGCACTCGTGATGAAATCGCTGGCGAACGAGTTTTTCCTGACCATGGAAACCGGCGCCAAGGACTATCAGGCCCATAACGCGAGCCAATTTGACCTAATCACCAATGGCATCAAGGACGAAACCGATACCGCGAACCAGATTCGCATTGTCGAGCAGATGATCGTCTCGAAGGTCGATGCGCTCGTAATCGCTCCCGCCGATTCGAAAGCGCTCGTCCCGGTCATCAAGAAGGCTGTGGATGCAGGGATCATTGTGGTGAACATTGACAACCGGCTGGACCCGGACGTACTCAAGTCAAAGGACCTGAACGTGCCGTTCGTCGGCCCGGATAACGCGAAGGGCGCAAGACAGGTCGGGGACTACCTGGCCAAGCGACTCAAGGCCGGCGATGAAGTCGGCATTATCGAAGGCGTGTCGACCACGACCAACGCGCAGCAACGCACGGCCGGCTTCAAGGACGCGATGCAGGCGGGTGGCATGAAGGTTGTTGCGCTGCAATCGGGTGATTGGGAAATCGACAAGGGCAACGCGGTGGCATCGCAGATCCTGAACGCGAATCCGAACATCAAAGCGCTGCTGTGCGGCAACGACAACATGGCGCTCGGCGCGGTGGCTGCAGTGCGGGCGGCAGGCAAGGCGGGGAAGGTCTACGTCGTCGGATATGACAACATCAACGCCATCAAACCGATGCTCGCCGACGGCCGAATTCTTGCGACCGCCGATCAATACGCCGCGAAACAAGCGGTATTTGGTATCGACACGGCTTTGAAAGCGCTTTCCGAGCATAAGAAACAATCGGAATTGTCGGGCGTGGTGGAAACCCCAGTGGTCCTGGTCACGAAAAAATAGGTATTACGCGCATATGAAATTCCATTTGTCTGCTTAAAATCTTAAGAAACGGGCACCGATGCCGATAAACGAGAGAATTGGATGATTAACTCGTTTTTCGATGAATGGTCAGGCGGAGCCCGGAATGTTGTATCTGAACTTGGTGGGCTGGATAGTGGGCGGTATTGGACCTGTATTGGGCTAGTTGAGGCTTCGCGAACACGCCCGGCTGCAAACGATTGCGGTCGGGCCTGGTCAGTAATCGAAGCGTCGCCATATTGAGGTCCATAGGGTCCGAAAGGTCTGCGAAGTCCGGTTTCTGGCCGGGTGCAGCGAGAGGGGCGGGCGTTTAAACAACGCAGCGGCTTTTCGCCGGAGAAGAGGATGGACGACAGAGTGGAGACCGCGCCCGTTCTCACGGTGAGCGGGATAGGCAAGACCTACGTGGAACCGGTTTTATCCGAAGTCACGCTGGATCTGCACGCGGGCGAAGTGCTCGCGCTGACCGGGGAAAACGGCGCCGGGAAAAGCACGCTGTCCAAAATCATTGGCGGCCTGGTCGATCCAACCACCGGCACCATGACCTTGGGTGGAGCGCCTTACTCGCCAGCCAGCCAGCCGCAAGGACGCAGAAGCACTCGGCGTGCGCATGGTGATGCAGGAACTGAACCTGCTGCCTACGTTGTCGGTGGCGGAAAACTTGTTCCTGAACCGCTTGCCGCAGCGCAAGGGATTCAAGTTTGGCTGGATCGACCGGGCGGCGCTGCGCGAGGACGCCCGCCACGCGATGCAGCAGGTCGGGCTTGACGCGATCGACCCGGATACGCTCGTGGGGGAACTGGGGATCGGGCATCAGCAGATGGTTGAGATCGCGCGCAATCTGATTGGCGATTGCCGCGTGCTGATTCTCGACGAACCCACCGCCATGCTGACGGCGCGCGAAGTGGACCTGCTGTTCGAGCAGGTCGAGCGTCTGAAGGAGCGGGGCGTGGCGCTGGTGTATATCTCGCACCGGCTGGAAGAGTTAAGGCGGATCGCCGGGCGCGCAGCAGTGTTACGCGACGGCAAGCTGGTTCATATCGACGCCATGCAGAACCTGACCAGCGACCGCCTGGTTACGCTCATGGTGGGGCGTGACATAGGCGAGCGCATCGATCTGGGCGAGCGAAGGATTCGCGACGTCGCGCTGAAAGTTGCTGGCATGAGCCGCGGCCAGGTGGTCCGCGATGTGTCGTTCGAGGTGAAGGCGGGCGAGATCTTCGGCATCAGCGGGCTGATTGGCGCGGGCCGCACGGAACTGATGCGGCTGATCTACGGCGCGGATCGGGCCGATAGCGGCGTGGTCTCCGTCGCGCATGAGGGTGCTGCGCTTATGCCGGTGAAGATTACGTCGCCGGCCGACGCGGTGAAGAACGGCATTGCGCTGATCACCGAGGATCGCAAGGGCGAGGGTTTGCTGCTGCCGCAGCCCATTGCCGCGAACATTTCGCTCGGCAATATCGGCGCGGTGTCGAGCAGGGGTTTTGTCGATGGACGGCGTGAAGCGGCGTTGGCGCAAAGCCAGATTGACGCGATGCATATCCGCGCCGCCGGTCCGTTGCAACCGGTGTCGGAGTTGTCGGGCGGCAATCAGCAAAAGGTGGTGATCGGCCGCTGGCTCGCGCGCGACTCAACCGTGCTGCTTTTCGATGAACCCACGCGCGGCATCGATGTTGGCGCAAAATTTGATATTTATGCATTGATGGGTGCGCTGGCGCTAGAAGGGCGGGCGCTGGTGGTGGTATCCAGTGATCTGCGCGAACTGATGCTTATTTGTGACCGGATCGGGGTGATGTCGGCGGGACGGATGACCGGGGTCTTCGAGCGAGACACGTGGTCGCAAGATGCGCTGTTGGCGGCGGCTTTTGCCGGTTACGCGAAACGCGATGAAATCCTCCAGGAACCTATCGTTCCGGACGCCAAGGCGCCGCCTCAGCCAGGCA
This window of the Caballeronia sp. SBC1 genome carries:
- a CDS encoding Rap1a/Tai family immunity protein, with the protein product MQRVFVMASVLAFPLSAAAFTGNDLNMLCTKTDTASRSACAAYIEGAADGIYNTIEAIGGTSGPQVGQYFCLPVDVKPQELTDAVRKFIADNPTRGNFNATTMVSLGLGKAFPCKAEQ
- a CDS encoding TatD family hydrolase, which translates into the protein MFVDSHCHINFEGLADRLPEVLDKMRELKVTHALCVSVDLETLPSVLKIAEENEHIYASVGVHPDHEDAREPSVADLVELARHPKVVAIGETGLDYYRLEGRSIADMEWQRERFRTHIRAAHASAKPLIIHTRSSWEDTLRIMAEERASVPGGVMHCFTEPWHVAEAALAQDFYISLSGIVTFKSAKDVQDVAGRVPLERLLIETDSPYLAPVPYRGKSNEPAYVSYVGRFIAQLRAMPDEALAAATTRNFFTLFKIPQPQPVAH
- a CDS encoding ankyrin repeat domain-containing protein is translated as MLTFSTVSSSPLSTSSARQSALVRRTWRSLVTGLVLTAAAIAQPAFATPADSMIKAVKFDDVSAVKKLLSQGVDPNLVDDTGTPLLVIAAREKSDKVGKLLADNPNIDLEKLDPAGENAMMLAALNDDLNFVNMLIAKDAEVNKKGWTPLHYAATNGHDDVVKVLLDHSAYIDSGSPNGTTPLMMAARGGHLSTVKLLLDEGADLRVKNQIGLTAVDFAKQYHEKDVAEGLAARLASMQNQGAAGASGAPQSGANSAK
- the otsA gene encoding alpha,alpha-trehalose-phosphate synthase (UDP-forming), producing MTRLVVVSNRVASPTETKGSAGGLAVGVFGALKDSGGVWFGWSGDVVSDSVANQGPKLEQDGAVTFATVGLPKKDYDQYYRGFSNATLWPVFHYRNDLAVYDRDEYAGYRRVNSWLAHRAIKLLQPDDVIWVHDYHLIPFGEALRSEGVTNRMGFFLHIPFPSPQILLNIPPHAELVKSLCCYDVVGFQTPGDQTAFHDYIVRHAHGTATADGEVEAFGRRLKTGVYRIGIFPDEIAEQATRGEARQDVMDLKQSLEGRKLIMSVDRLDYSKGLVERFKAFEQFLEKSPEWRGNVTLVQIAPPTRSDVDTYQQIRHNLEYEAGRINGRYSGLDYTPIRYMNQRYDRWKLMSLFRESQIGLVTPLRDGMNLVAKEYVAAQNPDDPGVLVLSQFAGAADEMKGALMVNPHDIVGMSEAIGRALSMPLAERRERYETNMVMLRKYDLGVWRDSFLADLRGVKLNKQPDKNPASNK
- a CDS encoding mechanosensitive ion channel family protein codes for the protein MISFASFDFDSFERIASAPLNTWPGTLVVAALAVLFAIGVHRVGARILKRIARPYPLMSVVLRFIDKPALALLIILGLGFVLVETPDALPFAAALRDLLTVMLIVALTWLAVRSVGAVAEALVQAHPLDSQDNLQARRIHTQARVLARSVMVVIVIIGFGGALMTFPAVRQVGASLLASAGVAGLVAGIAARPVLGNLIAGLQIALSQPIRLDDVVVIQGEWGRVEEITGTYVSVRIWDQRRLIVPLQWFIENPFANWTRNSSQIIGTVFFYVDYRMPLAPLREELERILQRAPEWDKRVQVLQVTDATEKSMQLRVLVSSFDSGLNWDLRCRVREGLLNFMQSSYPQFLPRTRADISPEGEHVDFVPPLERSMVDGNDSAARTIRPPASSRTANTEADPVASRGERHGPDASANSAASTAPNSPGGGAANPAERR
- a CDS encoding GNAT family N-acetyltransferase, which encodes MNPNFRDATLDDLPGIVAIYNSTVPSRLVTADLEPVTVESRLAWFHAHGPKARPLWVVEENGAVIAWLSFSDFYGRPAYLRTAEVSIYLAESARGKGLGKQLLQVALERAPALGIDTLLGFIFGHNEASLRLFQRFEFQTWGALPRVAVLDGVERDLLILGRRLG